tgtgtgtgtgtgtgtgtgtgtgtgtgtgtgtgtgtgtgtgtgtgtgtgtacctgttgagactacagccgtgtgtagaggtggtgaacagtaggcgtgtgagtgtgtgtgtgtgtgtgtgtgtgtgtgtacctgttgagactacagccgtgtgtagaggtggtgaacagtaggcgtgtgtgtgtgtgtgtgtgtgtgtgtgtgtgtgtgagagtgtgtgtgtgtgtgtgtgtgtgtgtgtgtgtgtacctgttgagactacagccgtgtgtagaggtggtgaacagtaggcgtgtgtgtgtgtgtgtgtgtgtgtgtgagtgtgtgtgtgtgtgtgtgtgtacctgttgagactacagccgtgtgtagaggtggtgaacagtaggtgtgtgagtgtgtgtgtgtgtgtgtgtgtgtgtacctgttgagactacagccgtgtgtagaggtggtgaacagtaggcgtgtgtgtgtgtgtgtgtgtgtgtgtgtgtgtgtgtgtgtgtgtgtgtacctgttgagactacagccgtgtgtagaggtggtgaacagtaggcgtgtgtgtgtgtgtgtgtgtgtgtgtgtgtgtgtgtgtacctgttgagactacagccgtgtgtagaggtggtgaacagtaggcgtgtgtgtgtgtgtgtgtgtgtgtgtgtgtgtacctgttgagactacagccgtgtgtagaggtggtgaacagtaggcgtgtgtgtgtgtgtgtgagtgtgtgtgtgtgtgtgtgtgtgtgtgtgtgtgtacctgttgagactacagccgtgtgtagaggtggtgaacagtaggcgtgtgtgtgtgagtgtgagtgtgtgtgtgtgtgtgtacctgttgagactacagccgtgtgtagaggtggtgaacagtaggcgtgtgtgtgtgtgtgtgtgtgtgtgtgtgtgtgagtgtgtgtgtgtgtgtgtacctgttgagactacagccgtgtgtagaggtggtgaacagtaggcgtgtgtgtgtgtgtgtgtgtgtgtgtgtgtgtgtgtgtacctgttgagactacagccgtgtgtagaggtggtgaacagtaggcgtgtgtgtgtgtgtgtgagtgtgtgtgtgtgtgtgtgtgtgtgtacctgttgagactacagccgtgtgtagaggtggtgaacagtaggcgtgtgtgtgtgagtgtgagtgtgtgtgtgtgtgtgtacctgttgagactacagccgtgtgtagaggtggtgaacagtaggcgtgtgtgtgtgtgtgtgagtgtgtgtgtgtgtgtgtgtacctgttgagaCTAAAGCCGTGTGTAGAGGTGGTGAACAGTaggcgtgcgtgtgtgtgtgtgtgtgtgtgtgtgtgagtgtgtgtgtgtgtgtgtgtgtacctgttgagactacagccgtgtgtagaggtggtgaacagtaggcgtgtgtgtgtgagtgtgtgtgagtgtgtgtgtacctgttgagactacagccgtgtgtagaggtggtgaacagtaggcgtgtgtgtgtgtgagtgtgagagtgtgtgtgtgtgtgtgtgtgtgtgtgtgtgtgtacctgttgagactacagccgtgtgtagaggtggtgaacagtaggcgtgtgtgtgtgtgtgagtgtgtgtgtgtgtgtgtgtacctgttgagactacagccgtgtgtagaggtggtgaacagtaggcgtgtgtgtgtgagtgtgtgtgagtgtgtgtgtacctgttgagactacagccgtgtgtagaggtggtgaacagtaggcgtgtgtgtgtgtgtgtgtgtgtgtgtgtgtacctgttgagactacagccgtgtgtagaggtggtgaacagtaggtgtgtgtgtgtgtgtgtgtgtgtgtgtgtgtgtgtgtgtgtacctgttgagactacagccgtgtgtagaggtggtgaacagtaggcgtgtgtgtgtgtgtgtgagtgtgtgtgtgtgtgtgtgtacctgttgagaCTAAAGCCGTGTGTAGAGGTGGTGAACAGTaggcgtgcgtgtgtgtgtgtgtgtgtgtgtgtgagtgtgtgtgtgtgtgtgtgtgtgtgtacctgttgagactacagccgtgtgtagaggtggtgaacagtaggcgtgtgtgtgtgtgtgtgtgagtgtgtgtgtgtgtgtgtgtgtgtacctgttgagactacagccgtgtgtagaggtggtgaacagtaggcgtgtgtgtgtgtgtgtgagtgtgtgtgtgtgtgtgtgtgtgtgtgtacctgttgagactacagccgtgtgtagaggtggtgaacagtaggtgtgtgtgtgtgtgtgtgtgtgtgtgtgagtgtgtgtgtgtgtgtgtgtgtgtacctgttgagactacagccgtgtgtagaggtggtgaacagtaggtgtgtgtgtgtgtgtgtgagtgtgtgtgtgtgtgtgtgtacctgttgagaCTAAAGCCGTGTGTAGAGGTGGTGAACAGTaggcgtgcgtgtgtgtgtgtgtgtgtgtgtgtgtgagtgtgtgtgtgtgtgtgtgtgtgtgtacctgttgagactacagccgtgtgtagaggtggtgaacagtaggcgtgtgtgtgtgtgtgtgtgagtgtgtgtgtgtgtgtacctgttgagactacagccgtgtgtagaggtggtgaacagtaggcgtgtgtgtgtgtgtgtgtgagtgtgtgtgtgtgtgtgtgtgtgtgtgtgtgtgtacctgttgagactacagccgtgtgtagaggtggtgaacagtaggtgtgtgtgtgtgtgtgtgtgtgtgtgtgagtgtgtgtgtgtgtgtgtgtgtgtacctgttgagactacagccgtgtgtagaGGTGGTGAACAGTAGGTGTGGCTCACACAGAGCGAATCGTTCAGGGATCCACGACCACAGATCCTTCATGTCCTTCACACCGATGATCTCAGAATGAAACGTGTCCGCGTTCACCGACAGGCCCGCGTTACACCTACAGACACAGAATACATCAGACTGTCATGACGTGTACGTTCACGTGAggtgtttatttattctatagTGGTAAATCAGCGTGTTCCATCTGTAGCTTTACAGCagattcattttaaacaaaccGGCTTGATCAATAAAACctgatcagcgtgtgaatctgagctgaatctgcatcagtgtggaataagcgtcagatccagggttacagctccacgtgtatctgtgtttatctggattctcctccctgtttcacttttaaacttgtgttacagctccagcttctgagaaatgatgagaatcagaatcagcttctcccagagtctaaaataaagcttaacgtggtttaatgtagtaaaagaaggagacaggagcactaaacttctcttcattattactgctcataagttcctccactaatcacattcctcactcgctgttttactacagtaagtcacgttaGGTTTTGTTCATACAGCCTGCATtcatctcattggaggagctttgaagaCCTCGGCATGTGTGgggtacaccaagagaacagtacagATCTTAACGCTTGATCCCAATAAGAATTGATACTGAGGTAGAACCTCTTACCAAACATGttatattttcctttaaatCGTCACTCATCTGTagataaatatattttacatcAGAATTTCTTTAGAAGCTGAAGTGACATTCGGCTCTTTCTGtaccttataataataattattattattattattaatattaatattactattattaatattattttattatattattattattatattattaatattattttattatattattttattattttattatttttagtattattatcattatcattattattattaatattattactctttttactattattattattatttgtattaatattatttatattattattatatattattattacttcttttttacttttattattattattattaatatcattactattattattattatttatataattattattattattattattatttatataataataattattattattattattataagtactattattatatattattattattattatgattattattatattacattattattattatatattattattattattactgtattattattattattatattattattattattatattattattattattattataattgttaatataataattattatttacattataattattatttatattattattattattatttatattattattatcatcattattaatatgattatttttattatttttatatgatttaattattaatatgaatataattaTTACCTCTTCTGTTGAAGCGTGACGCCCTTCTGCTGGAGCGCTTTCTCGTTGGCGAGCTGCAGCAGGTTGATCTCCTTCCGGCTGAACAGTCTGATAGCGAACGCTTTCTCCATCAGCTTATCTGGACTCACGCTGGCCGCGATGCCCCTCACGAACTCGCCGATGTCCCGCCTGACCCCCCCGGAGTCCTTGAGCGCCGCCTTCCTGTCCAGCCTGTGCTTCCTGTAGAGCTTGAGCAGGGCGAGGCCGACGCGGTACAGCACCTTGAACCCCTCCACCAGGTAGACGTCCATGACGCGGGCGGCGTGCTGGAACGGCAGGTCCCCGAACACCCAGCGCTGCCAGTCCTCGTACGCCTCGGCAGGCCCGTCCCGACCCTCCGTCGCCGCGGAGACCACGAGCTGGTGGGCGGCGGGGCAGTGCTTGCGCGCCAGGTCTCCGAAGGTCATGCAGGAGGCGCGGTGAGCCAGGAAGGTCTGGTGGATCATGCGCTGCTGCTGCGCCGTGGCTAGCAGTCGGGCCACGCCCTCGAAGCACCGGGCTTCGTCCGGGCTCCAGTGGAGCAGCAGCGCCGTGACGGGGGGCAGCGACGGGCAGTAAGAGACGTCGGGAAATTCGGATTCCAGACGCGACAGGACGCGCCCGACCGAGCCGAGCGACTCGGGCTTCAGGCAGTACCGCGGGACCGAACCGCCGGACGCGAAATCGGGCAGCGGTACCACCACCGCGCCTGCGTCCTTCTTCCTGGTGTCCGTGTCGCTGTTGTGCGTTTTCTCCGTAGCGGCGCGGTACACGCTGGCGTCCGGCGTGACCGAGCGGCAGGGCAGCGCTCTCACCAGCTCCCGATACACCAGCG
This DNA window, taken from Trichomycterus rosablanca isolate fTriRos1 chromosome 3, fTriRos1.hap1, whole genome shotgun sequence, encodes the following:
- the tbc1d24 gene encoding TBC1 domain family member 24, whose translation is MEEDFGVFVDWTLEVGVARDAPPGKTDYTDPKERKRHARSGQWAKSHAQRALVYRELVRALPCRSVTPDASVYRAATEKTHNSDTDTRKKDAGAVVVPLPDFASGGSVPRYCLKPESLGSVGRVLSRLESEFPDVSYCPSLPPVTALLLHWSPDEARCFEGVARLLATAQQQRMIHQTFLAHRASCMTFGDLARKHCPAAHQLVVSAATEGRDGPAEAYEDWQRWVFGDLPFQHAARVMDVYLVEGFKVLYRVGLALLKLYRKHRLDRKAALKDSGGVRRDIGEFVRGIAASVSPDKLMEKAFAIRLFSRKEINLLQLANEKALQQKGVTLQQKRCNAGLSVNADTFHSEIIGVKDMKDLWSWIPERFALCEPHLLFTTSTHGCSLNRFYSHCEGYEPTLLLIRTTDREVCGAFLSTDWEERKRGGNTLSYFGTGECFVFRMKPEMERFEWVIIKHPELASAAPDRPGDENAADSNASLPVEAPPNSSADSAHLSPFLAARHFHLNARNTSMFMAGNFDSIIIGGGGEGNALYIDSELNHGRTGSCATFDNPPLCSENFQVSVLEVWGFQDAMAT